Proteins encoded by one window of Vibrio panuliri:
- a CDS encoding HlyD family type I secretion periplasmic adaptor subunit, with the protein MANGQFHHIDQSGIHFVDHRKLTFGSGAVIKMGVLIVLLLLSVFLWWSSQAKLASAAIAPGVIIVESKRKPVQHLEGGIVEAIHISDGQHVTQGQLLVTLNASRAKAQLYGLRAKWQSETARLNRLQAELLGSDSVAYDTRLLKYQSDPHVQNVIATQNQLFAKRRSLRLGEDKVLEEKTAQAHIDLQGLEQRYQSDQQALLYLSEQVKMHEELLETGNTSKSRLLDLKREFTNLSGNLAELNAKIHRAQRAVSEAKLQDNNADFIYAKQLGEEIQQLEKSIRETSEEMLNAEQVLSRIEIRAPQSGVVVGLSVFSPQSVISAGQKIMEIVPQQDQLIVEALVQPEDIDVVHIGLATEVRLTAYNFRRTPPVKGKLVHLSADRITDKASGNSAYLAQVELDQSDLAQLDSVTLQPGMPAEVMILLGEQTPLDYLLSPLFVTAYKAMREN; encoded by the coding sequence ATGGCTAATGGACAGTTTCATCATATTGACCAATCTGGGATCCACTTTGTCGATCACCGCAAGCTCACCTTTGGTAGTGGTGCTGTTATCAAAATGGGTGTGTTGATCGTCTTACTTCTATTGAGTGTGTTTCTATGGTGGTCGTCACAAGCTAAACTCGCCAGTGCCGCAATTGCCCCCGGAGTGATTATTGTTGAATCCAAGCGTAAACCCGTCCAGCATCTAGAAGGCGGCATCGTCGAAGCGATTCATATCAGCGATGGACAGCATGTCACGCAGGGTCAACTGCTCGTGACGCTCAATGCATCCAGAGCCAAAGCGCAACTGTATGGTTTGCGTGCAAAATGGCAAAGTGAAACCGCGCGCCTCAACCGGCTTCAGGCTGAACTGCTCGGCAGCGACTCTGTTGCCTACGATACTCGGCTACTTAAATACCAATCAGACCCCCATGTGCAAAATGTGATTGCCACACAAAATCAGTTGTTTGCCAAACGGCGCTCACTGCGTTTGGGTGAGGACAAAGTGCTCGAAGAAAAAACGGCTCAAGCGCACATCGACTTACAAGGTCTTGAACAACGTTACCAGTCAGACCAACAAGCCCTGCTCTACCTATCTGAGCAAGTCAAAATGCATGAAGAGCTACTTGAAACCGGCAACACCTCCAAGTCTCGTTTACTGGATCTTAAACGTGAGTTCACCAATTTAAGCGGTAACCTTGCTGAACTAAACGCCAAAATTCATCGCGCTCAGCGCGCCGTGTCCGAAGCGAAGTTACAAGATAACAATGCCGATTTTATTTATGCCAAGCAACTTGGTGAAGAGATCCAGCAGTTAGAAAAATCCATTCGCGAAACATCAGAAGAGATGCTCAATGCCGAGCAGGTCCTAAGTAGAATCGAGATCCGCGCGCCTCAATCAGGGGTCGTGGTAGGACTGAGCGTCTTTTCTCCTCAATCGGTGATCAGTGCGGGGCAGAAAATTATGGAAATCGTCCCCCAGCAAGATCAATTAATTGTCGAGGCATTAGTGCAACCAGAAGACATCGATGTCGTCCATATTGGTCTGGCAACCGAAGTACGTTTGACCGCCTACAATTTTCGTCGCACACCGCCCGTTAAAGGGAAATTGGTGCATCTGTCAGCCGACAGAATCACGGACAAAGCCTCAGGAAACTCTGCGTATCTCGCCCAAGTTGAGTTAGACCAAAGTGACCTAGCTCAGCTCGACTCCGTCACTCTGCAACCCGGCATGCCTGCAGAAGTGATGATCTTATTGGGAGAACAAACACCCTTAGACTATTTACTGTCACCTCTTTTTGTTACCGCCTATAAGGCTATGCGAGAAAACTAA
- a CDS encoding ATP-binding cassette domain-containing protein, whose product MDTLLLISAIVFFLLVIQAAMDILRNRYLYKKSVHLDALLSSHLFALNTIQPQQPTLHDVKELKAFMVSPAFLLPFDLIWTPLFILVLFSLHPLIGALALISICLVGGLAYFIHKRKEKQFAHAQMMESACRAANEQVVHQAESVQSQYLSHGLRQQYQHLTAERIWHELELGHTTSTLTSMAKCLRFTLQMAIMGLGAWLVVNNSMTAGGIIAGSILMSRTLQPLEQLPNSLQVWRNVLDAHQRISAHFAVQPNNTQTTEFSQVKGALHIDGLTWYPEQAKLPLLKNIRLKLECGNSVMVMGDSGSGKSVLCKLLANIYQPHSGDIKIDGARLPQWDSAQLKSVIGYAPQHTSFVAGTIKQNIAHFDPQLDDDKVISAAKKIAIHQDIISLPNGYNTIIGSHNDTIPMGLLKGISVARALYYQPKLLILDEPDAHLDSAKRNAFYHLLPQLKQSHTAVVIVSHNTQLIQHVDWVVQLKNGEITSAHSSEQAAKVYNINQAVAYG is encoded by the coding sequence ATGGATACACTCCTGTTGATCAGCGCTATCGTATTTTTCTTGCTGGTTATCCAAGCGGCGATGGATATTTTACGCAACCGCTATCTTTACAAAAAATCGGTCCATTTAGATGCTTTACTCTCAAGCCATCTATTTGCCCTCAATACCATTCAACCGCAACAGCCAACACTGCATGATGTAAAAGAGCTTAAAGCATTTATGGTTTCCCCTGCATTTTTGCTGCCATTTGATCTTATTTGGACGCCGCTATTTATTTTAGTCCTGTTCAGCTTACATCCATTGATTGGAGCACTTGCCTTAATATCAATCTGTTTGGTTGGTGGGCTTGCGTATTTCATCCACAAACGTAAAGAGAAACAGTTCGCTCATGCGCAAATGATGGAAAGCGCCTGTCGCGCCGCAAATGAGCAAGTGGTTCACCAAGCAGAGTCGGTTCAGTCCCAGTATTTAAGCCATGGTTTACGCCAGCAATATCAGCATCTTACTGCTGAACGAATCTGGCATGAACTCGAACTCGGTCACACCACCAGCACCCTCACTTCGATGGCAAAATGTCTAAGGTTCACCTTACAGATGGCCATCATGGGATTGGGCGCTTGGTTAGTTGTCAACAACAGTATGACGGCAGGTGGTATCATCGCGGGTTCAATACTGATGTCTCGAACACTGCAACCTTTAGAGCAACTGCCAAACTCACTGCAAGTTTGGCGCAATGTGCTTGATGCTCACCAACGAATATCCGCTCACTTTGCCGTTCAACCGAATAACACCCAAACCACCGAGTTTAGCCAAGTCAAAGGGGCACTGCATATTGATGGTTTAACTTGGTATCCAGAACAGGCAAAACTTCCGCTGCTGAAAAACATCCGCCTCAAACTCGAGTGCGGTAACAGTGTGATGGTGATGGGCGATAGTGGCTCAGGCAAAAGTGTACTTTGTAAACTGCTTGCCAATATATACCAGCCCCACTCCGGTGATATAAAAATCGACGGGGCTCGCCTCCCTCAATGGGATTCTGCACAACTGAAGTCCGTGATTGGTTATGCGCCACAGCACACTTCTTTTGTCGCTGGCACCATAAAACAAAACATTGCCCACTTTGATCCGCAGCTAGACGATGACAAAGTCATCAGTGCAGCGAAGAAAATAGCAATCCACCAAGATATCATTTCACTTCCGAACGGCTACAACACCATAATTGGTAGCCATAACGACACCATTCCAATGGGCTTGCTTAAAGGGATTTCGGTTGCCCGCGCACTCTATTATCAACCCAAATTATTGATCCTGGATGAGCCCGATGCTCACCTAGATAGCGCCAAACGCAACGCTTTTTACCACTTACTGCCCCAGTTAAAGCAGAGCCACACCGCCGTGGTGATCGTCTCTCACAACACACAACTGATCCAGCATGTTGATTGGGTGGTGCAGTTAAAGAACGGTGAAATCACCTCAGCACATAGCTCTGAGCAAGCAGCCAAAGTTTACAACATCAACCAGGCGGTAGCGTATGGCTAA
- the xthA gene encoding exodeoxyribonuclease III produces the protein MKVVSFNINGLRARLHQLQALINKHQPDVIGLQEIKVHDEAFPIADVEAMGYKVYFHGQKAHYGVALLCKQEPVSIQKGFPSDNEEHQKRMIMATFENSQGEKTTVLNGYFPQGDNINHETKYPYKREFYQDLMKYLDEYHNNQDNLIVMGDINISPIDLDIGIGEANRKRWLKTGKCSFQPEEREWLQTLLDWGFVDTFRKLHPNADDKFSWFDYRSRGFDDNRGLRIDVVLATESLANKCIEADIDYELRGIEKPSDHAPIWSSFTQ, from the coding sequence ATGAAAGTCGTATCATTTAATATCAACGGTCTACGTGCGCGTCTTCACCAACTTCAAGCGCTTATCAACAAACATCAACCTGATGTAATTGGCTTGCAAGAAATCAAAGTCCATGACGAAGCCTTCCCGATTGCCGACGTTGAAGCCATGGGTTACAAAGTCTATTTCCATGGGCAAAAAGCGCACTATGGCGTTGCTCTACTTTGCAAACAAGAGCCGGTCTCGATTCAAAAAGGTTTTCCGAGCGACAACGAAGAACACCAAAAGCGAATGATCATGGCAACCTTTGAGAACAGCCAAGGTGAAAAAACCACGGTTCTCAATGGCTACTTCCCGCAGGGCGACAATATTAACCATGAAACCAAATACCCTTATAAGCGCGAGTTTTACCAAGATTTGATGAAATATCTTGATGAATACCACAATAATCAAGACAACTTAATTGTTATGGGCGACATTAATATCAGCCCGATTGATCTTGATATTGGTATTGGTGAAGCAAACCGTAAACGTTGGCTAAAAACGGGCAAATGCTCATTCCAACCAGAAGAACGCGAATGGTTACAAACTCTATTGGATTGGGGCTTCGTTGACACCTTCCGTAAATTACATCCAAATGCTGATGATAAATTCTCATGGTTTGATTATCGCTCACGCGGTTTTGATGACAACCGAGGGCTCAGAATTGACGTGGTTCTCGCGACGGAGAGTCTAGCGAATAAGTGTATTGAAGCGGATATTGATTACGAGTTGCGTGGTATTGAGAAACCATCTGATCACGCGCCAATTTGGTCTTCTTTCACACAATAA
- the rsmS gene encoding pleiotropic regulatory protein RsmS: MNSVAQGLETAPDEIKLAVDLIYLLESNEVDPKTALEAIKIVQSDLEAKLAAQ; this comes from the coding sequence ATGAACTCAGTGGCGCAAGGCCTAGAAACGGCACCAGATGAGATCAAACTTGCCGTCGATCTTATCTATCTACTAGAAAGCAACGAGGTCGATCCAAAAACTGCACTCGAAGCGATCAAAATAGTGCAGAGTGATCTCGAAGCAAAGCTCGCAGCTCAGTAA
- a CDS encoding primosomal replication protein, which produces MTQFKPLIATLEQLAVQAAELDRSRGEHHQALFDERLFHGSSRLLVPCVKEAQATLTTLMREQESGKLTALRAEYLSERLFSQLSAIQRELATQSIRKQEPKHHSHFQKPINKLYQELAQHQEWERRLMDMVLDKQQALNSAPPFAQQQAQQALLATEQRLQRCRDAKNKLENQITYRERNQ; this is translated from the coding sequence ATGACCCAATTTAAACCGCTAATCGCTACGCTCGAACAGTTAGCAGTCCAAGCCGCTGAACTTGACCGTTCGCGAGGCGAACATCACCAAGCACTGTTTGATGAACGTCTTTTTCACGGGAGTTCTCGTTTACTCGTGCCCTGCGTTAAAGAAGCACAAGCCACTTTAACGACCTTAATGCGTGAGCAAGAGAGTGGTAAGTTAACTGCGCTCCGAGCCGAATATCTGTCAGAGCGTCTTTTTTCGCAATTGAGTGCGATTCAACGTGAGTTGGCCACCCAATCCATTCGCAAACAAGAACCTAAGCATCACAGCCACTTTCAAAAGCCAATCAACAAGCTTTATCAAGAACTGGCGCAACATCAGGAGTGGGAACGGCGTTTAATGGATATGGTACTTGATAAACAGCAAGCGCTTAACTCCGCGCCTCCGTTTGCCCAGCAACAAGCACAACAAGCCTTGCTTGCCACCGAGCAGCGACTTCAGCGATGCCGTGATGCCAAAAACAAGCTCGAAAACCAGATCACCTACCGAGAGAGAAATCAATAA
- a CDS encoding TSUP family transporter, which yields MEMLEPTMLLVLALVAFIAGFIDAVAGGGGMLTVPALLSLGLPPHIALGTNKLAATFASSTAAFTYYRKRLFKPQFWRRAFISTLIGATLGTLFVDQISTEWLEKALPLVILAAAIYSVWHKTPQNSSNDLPVSCPVFSKKQYLQGGILGFYDGVAGPGTGAFWTVSTMALYRLNILMASGVAKAMNFTSNFTSLITFAILGHIDWVLGLTMGVCLMAGAFVGAHSAIRFGAGFIRPIFVSVVSILAIKLAYDAWFVAI from the coding sequence ATGGAAATGTTAGAACCAACCATGTTGTTGGTACTTGCGCTGGTCGCATTCATCGCGGGGTTTATTGATGCAGTTGCTGGCGGTGGCGGAATGTTAACCGTGCCCGCCCTACTTTCTCTCGGCTTGCCCCCGCATATTGCTCTTGGCACCAACAAACTGGCAGCAACATTCGCGTCATCGACTGCTGCATTTACCTATTATCGAAAACGCCTGTTCAAACCGCAGTTTTGGCGTCGCGCTTTTATCTCAACGTTAATCGGCGCAACTCTTGGAACGCTGTTTGTCGACCAAATAAGCACAGAATGGTTAGAAAAGGCGCTACCTTTGGTGATTTTAGCGGCGGCAATCTACTCTGTTTGGCACAAAACCCCACAAAATAGCAGCAACGATCTCCCCGTTTCGTGCCCTGTATTTAGTAAAAAACAGTATCTACAAGGTGGAATACTGGGGTTCTATGATGGCGTGGCAGGCCCAGGAACTGGCGCTTTTTGGACTGTCAGTACCATGGCACTTTATCGGCTCAATATTCTTATGGCCTCTGGCGTTGCCAAAGCGATGAACTTCACCAGTAATTTCACCTCATTGATTACCTTTGCTATCTTAGGCCATATCGATTGGGTACTGGGATTAACCATGGGAGTATGCTTAATGGCTGGCGCTTTCGTTGGCGCACACTCTGCAATTCGCTTTGGTGCCGGTTTTATCCGTCCGATTTTTGTTTCCGTTGTCAGTATTTTGGCAATAAAACTCGCTTATGACGCATGGTTTGTCGCAATATGA
- the dinG gene encoding ATP-dependent DNA helicase DinG: MTNSKIQQSIRNSYQNLQAQLENFVPRRAQNYLVAEIAKTLCGEYHGKNRMIVAEAGTGIGKSLSYLMAAIPVAFLSQRKVVISTATVALQEQLINKDLPLFRRITDLNFSFLLAKGRQRYCCAEKLASACGAEGQQAALFESKPKRKDIELLETMYRSLMQGKWDGDRDSWPKPIRDEIWQMVVSDKHSCNNSLPTHRGCPFQKARSELDKADVIIANHSLVMADADLGGGVILPEPENTIYVFDEAHHLPHVARDHSSAAASLKGAAAWLERLNQSVSKFASLADEKRVARFRNELQDSVQQLIPSLTQLASRFDPAHFSEGIYRFEHGDLPEWLAEESKQLKQMSHKGAQATAKIADLIAERVKDGEIATRLAEPALAELGFYIQRMDNLAQVWQLMAEPPREKGAPLARWLEVSAEREGDFTVNVSPLEVGWQLDQQIWSRCLGAVLVSATMRALNSFSFFCRQAGISEKTEDGVRFLALASPFDYQNQAELRVPKMKFEPQASEFTEYLIDILPNQIKDKQANLVLFSSYWQMNQVADALEGKFIKKGWALQVQGKESRNEILNKHKTLVQCGKTSILFGTGSFSEGLDLPGELLENLVITKIPFGVPTSPVEQAHAEYIEHKGGNPFMQITVPEASKKLIQSVGRLLRKERDSGTVTILDRRIVTKRYGQSLLDSLPPFKRIIE, translated from the coding sequence ATGACCAACAGTAAAATTCAGCAATCAATCCGTAACAGCTACCAAAACCTACAAGCCCAACTGGAGAATTTTGTGCCTCGTAGAGCACAAAACTATTTGGTCGCCGAGATCGCCAAAACGCTTTGTGGTGAGTACCACGGCAAAAATCGCATGATCGTCGCGGAAGCGGGAACCGGCATCGGTAAATCGCTTTCTTATCTTATGGCTGCGATTCCGGTCGCATTTCTAAGCCAACGCAAAGTGGTTATTTCAACCGCAACCGTTGCTCTGCAAGAGCAGTTGATTAACAAAGATTTACCTCTATTTAGACGCATCACCGACCTAAACTTCTCTTTTTTGTTGGCGAAAGGGCGACAAAGGTACTGCTGTGCTGAAAAACTCGCTAGCGCGTGTGGCGCTGAAGGGCAACAGGCAGCATTGTTTGAAAGCAAGCCAAAACGCAAAGACATTGAACTGCTTGAGACGATGTATCGTTCTTTAATGCAAGGAAAGTGGGACGGAGACCGAGATTCTTGGCCTAAACCTATCCGTGATGAGATTTGGCAAATGGTGGTCAGTGACAAGCATAGTTGTAATAACAGCTTACCAACCCACCGAGGCTGCCCTTTCCAAAAAGCCCGTAGTGAACTCGACAAAGCCGATGTCATTATCGCTAACCACAGCTTGGTGATGGCAGATGCAGACCTCGGTGGCGGTGTGATTCTCCCTGAGCCCGAAAACACTATCTACGTATTTGATGAGGCACACCATCTACCTCATGTCGCACGAGACCACTCTTCTGCCGCAGCAAGCTTAAAAGGAGCGGCGGCATGGTTGGAGCGACTCAATCAATCGGTCAGCAAATTTGCCAGCCTTGCTGACGAAAAGCGCGTTGCACGATTTCGCAACGAGCTACAAGATTCCGTGCAGCAACTAATCCCTTCATTAACCCAGTTAGCGTCTCGTTTCGACCCAGCCCATTTTAGTGAGGGAATCTATCGATTTGAGCATGGAGACTTACCCGAGTGGTTAGCGGAAGAATCAAAGCAACTTAAGCAAATGTCGCACAAAGGAGCACAAGCAACCGCCAAGATCGCAGATTTGATTGCCGAACGAGTAAAAGACGGTGAAATTGCCACGCGACTTGCAGAACCCGCATTGGCCGAGCTCGGTTTTTACATTCAACGAATGGATAACCTAGCCCAAGTATGGCAACTCATGGCCGAACCGCCCCGAGAAAAAGGCGCGCCACTTGCCAGGTGGTTAGAAGTGAGCGCGGAGCGTGAAGGTGATTTCACAGTCAATGTGTCTCCATTAGAAGTTGGCTGGCAGCTCGATCAACAGATCTGGAGCCGTTGTCTTGGCGCAGTGCTGGTATCCGCGACAATGCGCGCGCTCAACTCATTTAGTTTTTTCTGCCGGCAAGCGGGGATCAGTGAAAAAACCGAAGATGGAGTGCGATTCTTAGCGCTTGCCTCTCCGTTTGATTACCAAAACCAAGCTGAGTTGCGGGTACCTAAAATGAAATTTGAACCGCAAGCAAGCGAGTTTACGGAATATCTTATTGATATTCTGCCTAATCAAATTAAAGACAAGCAGGCCAACTTAGTTTTATTCTCTTCCTATTGGCAAATGAACCAAGTCGCCGATGCACTGGAAGGAAAATTTATCAAAAAAGGTTGGGCACTGCAGGTTCAAGGTAAAGAATCGCGCAATGAAATTCTAAATAAACATAAAACCTTGGTGCAATGTGGTAAAACCAGCATTCTTTTTGGCACAGGTAGCTTTTCTGAAGGGCTCGACCTACCGGGCGAGTTACTGGAAAACTTGGTGATCACAAAGATACCTTTTGGTGTACCAACGTCTCCAGTAGAGCAAGCCCATGCCGAGTATATTGAGCACAAAGGGGGCAACCCGTTTATGCAAATCACGGTACCCGAGGCGAGCAAAAAACTGATCCAGTCTGTCGGTAGACTACTGCGCAAAGAGAGAGATTCTGGTACAGTCACCATTCTTGATAGACGCATAGTCACCAAGCGATATGGACAATCCCTACTGGACTCATTACCGCCTTTTAAGCGCATTATTGAATAA
- a CDS encoding porin, with product MKKTLVALSVLAAATSAQAIEIYNQDGVTVGLHGDIEVVYMNDFQESSMKQEIQDADFGFDVRYAINDEFTFGAYWEFDGSKHTNAEETKNGDTYVAVYSKTYGSIKFGRLCTAVDDLGIGSDYQYGIKTYLDNVTNECADEGVRYDYDNGTFYTTLGFVQDKLSTELDANGNKQDGTETDYMDARVGYRVADFDLSAFYSNTDVDADYQASQPADKRQKDHSGYGAEVRFAGIENVNLAIAYYASKSDFDQDDNNVVAFAADYFMDKWTFSAGYSIGDHDDNVKDQDNWFLNAGYGVAPNTTVYAEIGGEDKDNEPNYDSDVALAIGVKAEF from the coding sequence ATGAAAAAGACTCTAGTAGCTCTTTCAGTACTTGCAGCAGCAACTTCTGCGCAAGCTATCGAAATTTACAACCAAGACGGCGTAACTGTTGGCCTACACGGTGATATCGAAGTTGTTTACATGAACGACTTCCAAGAAAGCTCAATGAAGCAAGAAATCCAAGATGCGGATTTCGGCTTCGACGTACGTTACGCAATCAACGATGAGTTCACTTTCGGTGCATACTGGGAGTTCGACGGTTCTAAGCACACTAACGCTGAAGAAACTAAAAACGGCGATACTTACGTAGCGGTTTACTCAAAAACTTACGGTTCTATCAAGTTTGGTCGTCTATGTACTGCAGTTGATGACCTAGGTATCGGTTCAGACTACCAATACGGTATCAAAACTTACCTAGACAACGTAACTAACGAGTGTGCTGATGAAGGCGTTCGTTACGACTACGACAACGGTACTTTCTACACTACTCTTGGTTTTGTTCAAGACAAACTAAGCACTGAACTAGATGCAAATGGCAACAAGCAAGACGGCACAGAAACAGACTACATGGATGCGCGTGTAGGTTACCGTGTAGCTGACTTCGATCTATCTGCTTTCTACTCAAATACTGACGTTGATGCTGATTACCAAGCATCTCAACCAGCAGACAAGCGTCAAAAAGATCACTCTGGTTACGGTGCTGAAGTTCGCTTCGCTGGTATCGAAAACGTAAACCTAGCAATCGCTTACTACGCATCTAAGTCTGATTTCGACCAAGATGACAACAACGTTGTAGCATTCGCTGCTGACTACTTCATGGACAAGTGGACATTCTCTGCTGGCTACTCAATCGGTGACCACGACGACAATGTAAAAGACCAAGACAACTGGTTCCTAAACGCTGGTTACGGTGTTGCGCCAAATACTACAGTTTACGCTGAGATTGGTGGCGAAGATAAAGACAACGAGCCTAACTACGACAGCGACGTAGCTCTAGCTATCGGTGTTAAAGCTGAGTTCTAA
- a CDS encoding DUF2057 family protein gives MKLKHIVALATAAFVLPLHAAELSAQKGISILLVNGQTAQEKVGTNQVTDGFTQAVVKMDGKIGHGASAEIYESKPYVLNFDANGSDIEVKLPKFNSAAQAKQAFDSQKPGWKVLVDGKSVDVEYDLLPGKKGFMPYIGMEDLVAEHNKQRGIYFKEGQLIDAPVAVEVAAVSSTSSVTSSAAVAEAPKVATKNVEQLKAWYLQASKEERKEFRRWMIDQE, from the coding sequence TTGAAACTAAAACATATCGTTGCGCTAGCAACTGCAGCCTTTGTATTACCTTTACATGCAGCTGAGCTTAGTGCACAGAAAGGTATTTCCATTTTGTTAGTCAATGGGCAAACGGCACAAGAGAAAGTAGGTACTAATCAAGTTACCGACGGTTTTACACAAGCTGTGGTAAAAATGGATGGTAAGATTGGCCATGGCGCCAGCGCAGAAATCTACGAGTCAAAGCCATATGTATTGAACTTCGATGCTAATGGTAGCGATATTGAAGTGAAACTGCCTAAGTTTAACAGCGCAGCGCAAGCTAAACAGGCGTTTGATAGCCAGAAACCGGGTTGGAAAGTGCTGGTTGATGGTAAGAGCGTTGATGTTGAATATGACTTACTGCCAGGTAAAAAAGGTTTTATGCCATATATTGGTATGGAAGACTTAGTTGCTGAGCACAATAAGCAACGCGGTATTTATTTTAAAGAAGGTCAACTTATTGATGCGCCAGTGGCGGTAGAAGTCGCGGCGGTAAGCAGCACATCGTCCGTTACCTCAAGCGCAGCAGTGGCTGAAGCGCCTAAAGTGGCAACCAAAAACGTTGAACAGTTGAAAGCTTGGTACCTGCAAGCGAGTAAAGAAGAACGTAAAGAATTCCGTCGCTGGATGATTGACCAAGAGTAA
- the bioA gene encoding adenosylmethionine--8-amino-7-oxononanoate transaminase — translation MDLEFDRQHIWHPYTSTLNPLSCYPVTRAHGVNIELDTGEQLIDGMSSWWSAIHGYNHPHLNQAAHQQIDQVAHVMFGGITHQPAIALCKKLIDMTCDNLQHVFLADSGSVAVEVSLKMALQYWHAKGESRAKFLTLRDGYHGDTFAAMSVTDPDNSMHSLYKGFLPEHIFASSPKTGFWQPWDPSDLDDFADKITKHHHEIAAVILEPIVQGAGGMRIYHPEFLRGVRQLCDQYGLLLILDEIATGFGRTGKLFAYQHAQIEPDILCLGKALTGGYMTLSATLASSQVANTVCCGEAGCFMHGPTFMGNPLACAVATASMEVLETNQWQQQTNMIEQQFATLLPQLREHPLVEGVRWLGAIGVVEAKRAVNMEAIQAHFVEQGVWVRPFGKLIYMMPPFISQPAHIKQLVNAIESALNRPDCFNYS, via the coding sequence ATGGATCTTGAATTTGATCGCCAACACATTTGGCACCCTTATACCTCTACTCTCAATCCTCTCAGTTGTTATCCCGTCACACGCGCGCATGGGGTGAATATTGAGCTCGACACTGGTGAGCAATTAATTGATGGCATGTCATCATGGTGGTCAGCGATTCATGGCTACAACCATCCTCATCTTAACCAAGCTGCTCATCAGCAAATTGATCAAGTCGCCCATGTGATGTTTGGTGGCATCACTCATCAACCAGCGATTGCACTGTGTAAAAAACTGATCGACATGACCTGTGATAACTTGCAGCATGTTTTTTTGGCAGATTCTGGCTCTGTCGCGGTGGAAGTAAGCCTAAAAATGGCGCTACAGTATTGGCATGCTAAAGGGGAAAGTCGCGCTAAATTTCTCACGCTTCGAGACGGTTATCATGGCGATACATTCGCGGCGATGTCAGTCACTGACCCTGATAACTCGATGCACTCTCTCTATAAAGGATTTCTGCCTGAACATATTTTTGCCAGTTCGCCAAAAACAGGATTTTGGCAACCGTGGGATCCAAGTGATCTTGATGATTTTGCGGATAAAATTACCAAGCATCACCACGAAATTGCCGCAGTAATATTAGAACCGATTGTCCAAGGCGCTGGCGGTATGAGGATCTATCATCCTGAATTTTTACGTGGTGTGCGTCAGCTATGTGATCAATATGGGCTACTACTGATCCTAGATGAAATTGCAACAGGGTTTGGTAGAACAGGGAAACTCTTTGCTTACCAACATGCGCAAATAGAGCCTGATATTTTATGTTTAGGTAAAGCGCTCACGGGCGGTTATATGACCTTATCTGCCACACTTGCCAGCAGTCAGGTAGCGAATACCGTTTGCTGTGGAGAGGCGGGATGTTTTATGCACGGTCCAACTTTTATGGGCAACCCATTAGCTTGCGCCGTCGCCACTGCCAGTATGGAAGTACTTGAGACCAACCAATGGCAACAACAGACAAATATGATTGAGCAACAATTTGCCACCTTGCTACCGCAGCTCAGAGAGCATCCATTGGTGGAAGGCGTACGTTGGTTGGGCGCGATTGGCGTGGTTGAAGCCAAGCGAGCTGTCAATATGGAGGCCATTCAGGCCCATTTTGTCGAGCAAGGGGTATGGGTTAGACCTTTTGGAAAGCTTATCTATATGATGCCTCCCTTTATCAGCCAGCCGGCACATATTAAGCAGTTGGTAAATGCAATCGAAAGTGCGCTTAACCGCCCTGATTGCTTTAACTACTCTTAA